One Janthinobacterium sp. TB1-E2 genomic region harbors:
- a CDS encoding lytic transglycosylase domain-containing protein, translated as MKRLSVSKTAGALALAACLACVSPAQAGNQKEEALADSVRLALSHAIRDERPPQPKFATPADLQRYQQWLAQMSSRLQRKLPDAQLRTEFLETVWYESRRAGLEPALVLGLIQVESAYRKYAVSLAGARGYMQVMPFWTGVIGDHDRSKLFHMQTNLRYGCAILRMYLDMEKGDLYLALGRYNGSRGRAEYPNAVRAAWKQWEFK; from the coding sequence GTGAAGCGTCTATCCGTAAGCAAGACGGCTGGCGCGCTCGCGCTGGCCGCCTGTCTGGCCTGCGTCTCTCCGGCGCAGGCCGGCAACCAGAAGGAAGAGGCGCTGGCCGACTCCGTCCGTTTGGCCCTGTCGCACGCGATCCGCGACGAACGCCCGCCGCAACCCAAATTTGCCACGCCCGCCGACTTGCAGCGCTACCAGCAATGGCTGGCGCAGATGTCGTCGCGCCTGCAGCGCAAGCTGCCGGACGCCCAGCTGCGCACGGAATTCCTGGAAACCGTATGGTACGAATCGCGCCGCGCGGGCCTGGAGCCGGCCCTCGTGCTGGGCCTGATCCAGGTGGAGTCGGCCTACCGCAAATACGCCGTCTCGCTAGCTGGCGCGCGCGGCTACATGCAAGTGATGCCATTCTGGACGGGCGTCATCGGCGACCATGACCGCAGCAAGCTGTTTCATATGCAGACGAATCTGCGCTACGGCTGCGCGATCCTGCGCATGTACCTGGATATGGAAAAGGGTGATTTATACCTGGCGCTGGGGCGGTACAACGGCAGCCGGGGCAGGGCCGAGTATCCGAATGCCGTGCGGGCGGCTTGGAAGCAGTGGGAATTCAAATGA
- a CDS encoding proline--tRNA ligase — protein MRASRFFISTLKDAPSDAEIVSHQLMMRAGMIKRLGSGIYTYMPMGLRVIRKVEAIIRDEMNKAAGIELLMPLVQPAELWQETGRWTKMGDELMRVKDRHGREYAIQPTSEEVITDVVRTEIKSYRQLPLNFYHIQTKFRDERRPRFGLMRGREFTMKDAYSFDRDLAGMQASYKVMFDAYTRIFTRFGLKFRAVAADNGAIGGSGSHEFHVIAHTGEDALVYCPTSDYAANMEAAEALPPAGERPAAAQALTKTATPDTVKCETVATLLGIELSRTVKTIALTVETTGKDEKVTKQHFMLLLRGDHELNEIKVGKVAGLAGHRFSTEAEILEVYGTIPGYLGPIGTKAPVTVVADRTVAHMSDFVCGANDAGFHYTGANWGRDVAEPAIVADLRNVVAGDASPDGQGALAIERGIEVGHVFQLGTAYSESMKATFLDENGKPAPLQMGCYGIGVTRILGAAIEQNFDDKGIIWPASIAPFEVVLCPMGMDRSELVKEETEKLYAALQGAGVDVIVDDRGLRPGAMFADWELIGVPHRIVIGERGLKEGKLEYQGRRDAEATGVAPEEIVAFIQGQMAQ, from the coding sequence ATGCGCGCCTCCCGTTTTTTTATTTCCACACTTAAAGATGCACCTTCTGACGCGGAAATCGTCAGCCACCAATTGATGATGCGTGCAGGCATGATCAAACGCCTCGGTTCCGGCATCTATACCTACATGCCGATGGGCTTGCGCGTGATCCGCAAGGTGGAAGCCATCATCCGTGACGAGATGAACAAAGCCGCCGGTATCGAACTGCTGATGCCGCTCGTGCAGCCGGCCGAACTGTGGCAAGAGACGGGCCGCTGGACCAAGATGGGCGACGAACTGATGCGCGTGAAAGACCGCCACGGCCGCGAATACGCGATCCAGCCGACGTCGGAAGAAGTCATCACCGACGTCGTGCGCACGGAAATCAAGTCCTACCGCCAGTTGCCGTTGAATTTTTATCATATCCAGACCAAGTTCCGCGACGAGCGCCGCCCACGCTTCGGCCTGATGCGCGGCCGCGAATTCACGATGAAGGACGCGTACTCGTTCGACCGCGACCTGGCCGGCATGCAAGCGTCGTACAAGGTCATGTTTGACGCCTACACGCGCATCTTCACGCGTTTCGGCCTGAAATTCCGCGCCGTGGCAGCCGATAACGGCGCCATCGGCGGTTCCGGTTCGCACGAATTCCACGTCATCGCCCACACGGGCGAAGACGCGCTCGTGTACTGCCCGACGTCCGACTACGCGGCCAACATGGAAGCGGCCGAAGCGCTGCCGCCAGCGGGCGAGCGCCCGGCCGCCGCCCAGGCACTGACGAAAACGGCCACGCCGGACACCGTCAAGTGCGAAACCGTGGCTACCCTGCTGGGTATCGAGCTGTCGCGCACCGTGAAAACGATCGCCCTGACCGTGGAAACGACGGGCAAGGACGAGAAAGTCACGAAACAGCATTTCATGCTGCTGCTGCGCGGCGACCATGAATTGAACGAGATCAAGGTGGGCAAGGTTGCCGGCCTGGCCGGTCACCGTTTCTCGACGGAAGCGGAAATCCTGGAAGTCTACGGCACGATTCCCGGCTACCTGGGCCCGATCGGCACCAAAGCGCCCGTCACCGTGGTGGCGGACCGCACGGTCGCCCACATGAGCGACTTCGTGTGCGGCGCGAATGACGCCGGTTTCCACTACACGGGCGCCAACTGGGGCCGCGACGTGGCCGAGCCTGCCATCGTGGCCGACTTGCGCAATGTCGTCGCCGGCGACGCTTCGCCGGACGGCCAGGGCGCACTGGCGATTGAGCGCGGCATCGAAGTGGGCCACGTGTTCCAGTTGGGTACGGCGTACTCGGAAAGCATGAAAGCCACCTTCCTCGATGAAAACGGCAAACCTGCGCCGCTGCAGATGGGTTGCTACGGCATCGGCGTGACGCGCATCCTGGGCGCCGCCATCGAACAGAACTTCGACGACAAGGGTATCATCTGGCCCGCGTCGATCGCGCCATTCGAGGTCGTGCTGTGCCCGATGGGCATGGACCGCAGCGAACTGGTCAAGGAAGAGACGGAGAAGCTGTACGCGGCCCTGCAAGGCGCTGGCGTGGACGTCATCGTCGACGACCGCGGCTTGCGTCCAGGCGCCATGTTCGCCGACTGGGAGCTGATCGGCGTGCCGCACCGCATCGTCATCGGCGAGCGCGGCCTGAAAGAAGGCAAGCTGGAATACCAGGGCCGCCGCGACGCGGAAGCAACTGGCGTGGCGCCGGAAGAGATCGTCGCCTTCATCCAGGGCCAAATGGCGCAGTGA
- a CDS encoding RNA pyrophosphohydrolase — protein MLDREGFRPNVGIILLNAQNEVWWGKRVREHSWQFPQGGIKYGETPEQAMFRELEEEIGLRQEHVKIVGRTRDWLRYEVPDHFIKREIRGHYRGQKQIWFLLRMCARDNDVNLRLTDHPEFDAWRWHEYWVPLDVVIEFKRDVYQRALQELSRFLTWPVHGNAQQAHRHTSRYLRQPHAPRAQDGTAVAKPCDGIAAEGCTPELILPGKE, from the coding sequence ATGCTCGACCGTGAAGGGTTTCGGCCCAACGTCGGCATCATCCTGCTAAACGCCCAGAACGAGGTGTGGTGGGGCAAGCGGGTGCGCGAGCACTCATGGCAGTTTCCGCAAGGCGGTATCAAATATGGCGAAACACCGGAACAAGCCATGTTTCGCGAACTTGAAGAGGAAATCGGACTCAGACAGGAACACGTCAAAATTGTCGGCCGCACCCGCGACTGGCTGCGCTATGAAGTGCCAGACCACTTCATCAAGCGCGAGATTCGCGGCCATTACCGTGGCCAGAAGCAGATTTGGTTTCTGCTGAGAATGTGCGCGCGCGATAACGACGTCAATCTGCGCTTGACCGACCATCCCGAGTTCGACGCCTGGCGCTGGCATGAATACTGGGTCCCGCTCGATGTCGTCATTGAATTTAAACGCGATGTGTACCAGCGCGCCTTGCAGGAGCTGTCCCGCTTCCTGACCTGGCCCGTGCATGGCAACGCACAGCAAGCGCACCGCCACACGTCGCGCTACCTGCGCCAGCCCCATGCGCCACGGGCACAGGACGGTACGGCTGTGGCCAAGCCTTGCGACGGCATTGCCGCCGAAGGGTGTACGCCGGAGCTGATTCTGCCAGGCAAGGAGTAG
- the mqo gene encoding malate dehydrogenase (quinone) has translation MRKSLLLLMSCLILAACNKTPPASSEKPVDVLLIGAGTMSATLGSMLKELDPSLTMEMVERLDSVAAESSDAMNNAGTGHSAFAELNYTPEAADGSIETKKAVAINEQFEISKQFWAYQVANKHLGAPQTFINNVPHMAFVWGDDNISFLKKRYAALQKENLFKGMLFSEDLAQIEQWAPLVMQGRDKGQKVAATRMEIGTDVNFGNLTRGLVKYLTDSHGMVLHLRHQVEDIQRGADGVWNVTVKDLNAGKEKTMRAKFVFIGAGGGSLPLLEKSGIPEAKGYGGVPVGGQWLVTTNPELVAAHAAKVYGKASVGSPPMSVPHLDTRIIDGKKALLFGPFATFSTKFLKNGSWIDLPASIGTGNVKPMLQAGYDNIPLTKYLVEQVMNSPEDRLKTLREYLPNAKMEDWTLQNAGQRVQIVKDDPVKGGLLQFGTEVVGAADGSIVALLGASPGASTAPPIMIKVLQTAFKSRLATPEWQAKMVEMVPSYGQKLNNDPALANKIRHYSSNILGLKAITLDVPAAAPVTAAN, from the coding sequence ATGCGTAAATCGCTATTACTTTTGATGTCGTGCCTGATCCTGGCGGCATGTAACAAGACCCCTCCGGCCTCGTCCGAAAAACCGGTCGACGTGCTGCTGATCGGCGCCGGCACCATGAGCGCCACCCTGGGCAGCATGCTCAAGGAACTCGATCCGTCGCTGACGATGGAAATGGTCGAGCGCCTCGATTCCGTGGCCGCCGAAAGCTCGGACGCGATGAACAACGCGGGCACGGGCCACTCGGCGTTTGCCGAACTGAACTACACGCCGGAAGCGGCCGATGGCAGCATCGAGACCAAGAAAGCCGTTGCCATCAACGAGCAATTCGAAATTTCCAAGCAGTTCTGGGCCTATCAGGTCGCCAACAAGCACCTGGGCGCGCCGCAAACCTTCATCAACAATGTGCCGCACATGGCCTTTGTGTGGGGTGACGACAATATTTCCTTTTTGAAGAAGCGCTATGCCGCGCTGCAAAAGGAAAACCTGTTCAAGGGCATGCTGTTCTCGGAAGACCTGGCGCAGATCGAGCAGTGGGCGCCGCTCGTCATGCAAGGCCGTGACAAGGGCCAGAAAGTGGCGGCGACGCGCATGGAAATCGGTACCGACGTCAATTTCGGCAACCTCACGCGCGGTCTCGTGAAATACCTGACGGACAGCCACGGCATGGTCCTGCACCTGCGCCACCAGGTGGAAGACATCCAGCGCGGCGCCGATGGCGTGTGGAATGTGACGGTGAAAGACTTGAACGCTGGCAAGGAAAAGACCATGCGCGCCAAGTTTGTCTTCATCGGCGCCGGCGGCGGTTCGCTGCCGCTGCTGGAAAAATCGGGCATTCCTGAAGCCAAGGGCTACGGCGGCGTGCCGGTCGGCGGCCAATGGCTGGTGACGACCAATCCTGAACTGGTGGCGGCGCATGCGGCCAAGGTCTACGGCAAGGCATCCGTCGGTTCGCCGCCGATGTCCGTACCGCATCTGGACACGCGCATCATCGATGGCAAGAAAGCCCTGCTGTTTGGTCCGTTTGCCACTTTCTCGACCAAGTTCCTGAAAAACGGTTCGTGGATCGATTTGCCTGCCTCGATCGGCACGGGCAATGTAAAACCGATGCTGCAAGCCGGCTACGACAATATTCCGCTGACGAAATACCTGGTGGAACAGGTCATGAACTCGCCGGAAGACCGTTTGAAGACCCTGCGCGAATACCTGCCGAACGCCAAGATGGAAGACTGGACCCTGCAAAACGCCGGTCAGCGCGTGCAGATCGTCAAGGATGACCCTGTCAAAGGCGGCTTGCTGCAGTTCGGCACGGAAGTCGTCGGCGCCGCCGATGGCAGCATCGTCGCCCTGCTGGGTGCATCGCCAGGCGCCTCGACCGCGCCGCCGATCATGATCAAGGTGCTGCAAACGGCATTCAAGAGCCGCCTGGCAACACCGGAATGGCAAGCGAAGATGGTGGAAATGGTGCCGTCGTACGGTCAAAAGCTGAACAACGACCCGGCCCTGGCCAACAAGATCCGCCACTACAGCAGCAATATCCTGGGCCTCAAAGCCATCACGCTGGATGTTCCCGCCGCTGCGCCAGTTACTGCAGCAAACTAA
- a CDS encoding DUF1841 family protein: MFNPSSDDVRRFFCDTLRKHRAHEILTPMEAIALDWILEHPEYENELSDVEAALARDYSVEGGHANPFLHLSMHLSITEQVQVDQPRGIRPAVQQLTQRLDSAHAAQHEVMECLGQMIWASQRSGLPPDTDAYIDCVRRR; encoded by the coding sequence ATGTTCAACCCCTCTTCCGACGACGTGCGCCGCTTCTTTTGCGACACCTTGCGCAAGCACCGCGCCCATGAAATCCTCACGCCGATGGAAGCCATCGCGCTCGACTGGATACTCGAACACCCCGAGTATGAAAACGAGCTCTCCGACGTCGAAGCGGCGCTGGCGCGCGACTACTCCGTCGAAGGGGGCCATGCCAACCCGTTCCTGCACCTGTCCATGCATCTGTCGATCACGGAGCAGGTGCAGGTGGACCAGCCGCGCGGCATCCGCCCGGCCGTCCAGCAGCTGACCCAGCGCCTCGATTCGGCCCATGCCGCCCAGCACGAAGTGATGGAATGCCTGGGCCAGATGATCTGGGCTTCGCAGCGCTCGGGTTTGCCGCCGGATACGGACGCGTATATCGACTGCGTGCGGCGCCGCTGA
- a CDS encoding saccharopine dehydrogenase family protein, translating to MAHHTILVLGGYGFFGTRICQTLAGNQNIHLLVAGRDAARAKALAAQLGLPPRQALALDADAPDLARRLTELGVDTLIHTAGPFQGQDYRVARAAIEAGANYIDLADGRDFVAGIASLDDLARQRGVFITSGASSLPALSSAVVDRYLPRFRQLTSIRHGIASGARAPGIATMAGIFSYCGKPFQRLVAGSQQTTHGWLDLKRHRFAAPVGRRLLGSCDVPDLALFPQRYPGLDTVTFHAGFAGAPGHLFVWAAAQLVRLGLLRSLLPLVRPLHAISQWVEPLVSDKGAMFVTLQGTGLDGLPLTLTWQLLAAQNHGPHIPCGASIALAHRLASASSGGAPLPRGAMPCVGLLTVENYLAALQGHDVTEVPA from the coding sequence TTGGCCCATCACACCATTCTCGTACTCGGCGGTTACGGTTTTTTCGGCACGCGCATTTGCCAGACGCTAGCCGGCAATCAGAATATCCATCTACTGGTGGCCGGGCGCGACGCCGCCAGGGCCAAGGCACTGGCGGCGCAATTGGGCTTGCCACCGCGGCAAGCACTGGCGCTCGATGCCGATGCACCTGATCTGGCGCGGCGCCTGACCGAACTGGGCGTCGATACGCTGATCCATACCGCAGGCCCGTTCCAGGGCCAGGATTACCGCGTCGCCCGTGCGGCGATCGAGGCCGGCGCCAACTATATCGACCTGGCCGACGGCCGCGATTTTGTCGCCGGCATCGCCAGCCTCGACGACCTGGCGCGCCAGCGCGGCGTGTTCATCACCAGCGGCGCCAGCTCGCTGCCAGCGCTGTCCTCGGCCGTGGTGGACCGCTACCTGCCGCGCTTTCGCCAGCTCACATCGATCCGCCACGGCATCGCCTCCGGCGCCCGCGCGCCGGGCATCGCTACCATGGCAGGCATCTTCTCGTACTGTGGCAAACCGTTCCAGCGCCTGGTTGCCGGCAGCCAGCAGACCACGCACGGCTGGCTCGACCTGAAACGCCACCGCTTTGCCGCGCCCGTGGGACGGCGCTTGCTGGGCAGCTGCGACGTGCCCGACCTGGCACTGTTCCCGCAACGCTATCCGGGCCTCGACACCGTCACTTTTCACGCCGGTTTTGCCGGTGCGCCCGGCCATCTGTTCGTCTGGGCCGCCGCGCAACTGGTGCGCCTGGGCCTGTTGCGCAGCCTGCTGCCGCTGGTCAGGCCATTGCACGCCATCAGCCAATGGGTGGAACCGCTGGTCAGCGACAAAGGCGCGATGTTCGTGACGCTGCAAGGCACGGGACTCGATGGCCTGCCGCTGACGCTGACCTGGCAATTGCTGGCGGCGCAAAACCACGGCCCGCATATCCCGTGCGGCGCGTCGATCGCGCTGGCGCACCGGTTGGCCAGCGCCAGCAGCGGTGGTGCGCCGCTACCGCGCGGCGCGATGCCCTGCGTCGGCCTGCTCACGGTGGAAAATTACCTGGCCGCGCTGCAAGGCCATGACGTGACCGAGGTACCGGCATGA
- a CDS encoding DUF2269 domain-containing protein, with translation MSWYLFVKWLHILSATILFGTGIGIAFFKWINDRSGEVRAIRLSAEKTVLADWLFTAPAVIVQPLSGLALAHLAGYPILSGWVLASMLLYAVAGACWLPVVWLQIRMRSLARLADDTGTPLPRLYWVYARCWFWLGVPAFAALMLVYWLMVAKPAP, from the coding sequence ATGAGCTGGTACCTGTTCGTCAAATGGCTGCACATCCTCAGCGCCACCATCCTGTTTGGCACGGGCATCGGCATCGCTTTCTTCAAGTGGATCAACGACCGGAGTGGCGAGGTGCGTGCGATCCGCCTGTCGGCCGAAAAGACCGTGCTGGCCGATTGGCTGTTCACCGCGCCGGCCGTCATTGTCCAGCCGCTGTCCGGACTGGCCCTGGCGCACCTGGCCGGCTATCCGATCCTGTCCGGCTGGGTCCTCGCCTCGATGCTGCTGTATGCGGTGGCCGGCGCCTGCTGGCTACCCGTGGTATGGCTGCAGATCCGCATGCGCAGCCTGGCCCGCCTGGCTGACGACACGGGCACACCGCTGCCGCGCCTGTACTGGGTCTATGCGCGCTGCTGGTTCTGGCTTGGCGTGCCCGCATTTGCCGCGCTCATGCTGGTCTACTGGCTGATGGTTGCCAAGCCCGCGCCATGA
- a CDS encoding DoxX-like family protein produces the protein MTPAKLQGLYWAMRLGMAFIWLWTAFVSWYLYPHAESLAWLRRSGITLHTEHVFAASCLADLAMGIASLFHARPLLWWTQCALVAGYTLVIAVFLPEFLIHPFGPLTKNIPLAAGLVFLALYEKSRG, from the coding sequence ATGACGCCAGCCAAGCTGCAAGGGCTGTACTGGGCCATGCGCCTCGGCATGGCTTTTATCTGGCTATGGACGGCGTTTGTGTCCTGGTATCTGTATCCGCATGCCGAATCGCTCGCATGGCTGCGCCGCAGCGGCATCACGCTGCATACGGAACACGTGTTTGCCGCCTCATGCCTGGCCGACCTGGCCATGGGCATCGCCTCGCTGTTCCATGCCAGGCCGTTGCTATGGTGGACGCAGTGCGCGCTGGTGGCCGGCTATACACTGGTGATCGCCGTCTTCCTGCCGGAATTCCTGATACACCCTTTCGGGCCGCTGACGAAAAATATCCCGCTGGCCGCCGGCCTCGTCTTCCTGGCCCTGTATGAAAAAAGCCGTGGCTAG
- a CDS encoding nitric-oxide reductase large subunit, whose translation MGPYKKLWFTLIGVLIVTFSLLGYYGAEVYRQAPPIPAQVLAQDGRQLFDREGILDGQTAWQSVGGMQLGSIWGHGAYQAPDWTADWLHRELTAWLELAAQEQHGKAYAALDGPAQAALREALKLEYRGNRTDDAQVLRLSPRRVQAIANTAHYYDQLFSDAPALQKSREHFAMKENTLPSAERRAQMTQFFFWTAWAAATERPGQKVTYTNNWPHEPLIGNQPSGENLVWSVASVVVLLAGVGFLVWGWAFLRDHDEALPAAGPRDPLTTFALTPSQRGLGKYLFLVVALFIFQVFIGGFTAHYTVEGQQFYGIDVSRWFPYALTRTWHIQAALFWIATGFLAAGLFLAPLINGGKDPKWQRLGVDVLFWALVAVVVGSFIGNYLAIAQVMPPEWNFWLGHQGYEYVDLGRLWQIGKYIGILLWLVLMLRGVVPALRKPGGDKNLLALLTASVGAIGLFYGAGLFYGERTHLSVMEYWRWWVVHLWVEGFFEVFATTALAFIFSTLGLVSVRMATAASLASASLFMLGGIPGTFHHLYFAGTTTPVMAIGASFSALEVVPLIVLGHEAWENWRLKERAPWMENLRWPLMCFVAVAFWNMLGAGVLGFMINPPVALYYIQGLNTTPVHAHAALFGVYGFLALGFTLLVLRYLRPGYRFSPALMKTAFWGLNVGLVLMIFTSLLPIGIIQFHASVTEGLWYARSEAFMQQPLLQNLRWIRTFGDVVFIGGAIAMALQVVLGLMDKAKAPALPQAVRPA comes from the coding sequence ATGGGTCCCTACAAAAAACTCTGGTTCACCCTGATCGGTGTGCTGATCGTGACGTTTTCGCTGCTCGGCTACTACGGCGCCGAAGTGTACCGGCAGGCGCCGCCCATCCCCGCGCAAGTGCTGGCGCAGGATGGCCGGCAGCTGTTCGACCGCGAGGGCATCCTCGACGGCCAGACGGCCTGGCAATCGGTCGGCGGCATGCAGCTCGGCTCCATCTGGGGCCATGGCGCCTACCAGGCGCCCGACTGGACGGCCGACTGGCTGCACCGCGAACTGACGGCCTGGCTGGAACTGGCCGCGCAAGAGCAGCATGGCAAGGCGTACGCGGCCCTCGACGGCCCCGCGCAGGCGGCGCTGCGCGAAGCGCTCAAGCTTGAATACCGCGGGAACCGCACCGATGATGCGCAAGTGCTGCGCCTGTCGCCGCGCCGCGTGCAAGCGATCGCCAACACGGCCCACTATTACGACCAGCTGTTTTCCGACGCGCCGGCGCTGCAAAAAAGCCGCGAGCATTTCGCCATGAAGGAAAATACCCTGCCCAGCGCCGAGCGGCGCGCACAGATGACGCAATTCTTCTTCTGGACGGCATGGGCCGCCGCCACCGAGCGTCCTGGCCAGAAAGTGACCTATACGAACAACTGGCCGCACGAACCGCTGATCGGCAACCAGCCCAGCGGCGAAAACCTCGTCTGGTCGGTTGCCAGCGTGGTGGTGCTGCTGGCCGGCGTGGGCTTCCTCGTCTGGGGCTGGGCCTTCTTGCGCGACCATGACGAAGCGCTGCCGGCGGCCGGTCCGCGCGACCCGCTCACCACGTTCGCGCTGACGCCTTCGCAGCGGGGACTCGGCAAGTACCTGTTCCTGGTCGTGGCGCTGTTCATCTTCCAGGTCTTCATCGGCGGCTTCACGGCGCACTATACGGTGGAAGGGCAGCAGTTCTACGGCATCGACGTGTCGCGCTGGTTCCCGTATGCGCTCACGCGCACCTGGCATATCCAGGCCGCGCTGTTCTGGATCGCCACGGGCTTCCTGGCGGCCGGCCTGTTCCTCGCGCCCCTGATCAATGGCGGCAAGGACCCCAAGTGGCAGCGCCTCGGTGTCGACGTGCTGTTCTGGGCCCTCGTCGCCGTGGTGGTCGGCTCCTTCATCGGCAACTACCTGGCCATTGCGCAAGTGATGCCGCCCGAGTGGAATTTCTGGCTCGGTCACCAGGGTTATGAATATGTGGACCTGGGACGCTTGTGGCAGATCGGTAAATACATCGGCATCCTGCTGTGGCTCGTGCTGATGCTGCGCGGTGTCGTGCCGGCCCTGCGCAAGCCGGGCGGCGACAAGAATTTGCTGGCGCTCTTGACCGCATCCGTGGGCGCCATCGGCCTGTTCTACGGCGCCGGCCTGTTCTACGGCGAGCGCACGCACCTGTCCGTGATGGAGTACTGGCGCTGGTGGGTGGTGCATCTGTGGGTGGAAGGCTTCTTTGAAGTCTTCGCCACGACGGCGCTGGCCTTCATCTTCTCGACCCTGGGCCTGGTGTCGGTGCGCATGGCCACGGCGGCCAGCCTGGCCTCTGCCTCGCTGTTCATGCTGGGCGGGATACCCGGCACCTTCCACCACCTGTACTTCGCCGGCACCACCACGCCCGTGATGGCCATCGGCGCGAGCTTCAGCGCGCTGGAAGTGGTGCCGCTGATCGTGCTGGGACACGAAGCGTGGGAAAACTGGCGCCTGAAGGAACGCGCGCCATGGATGGAAAACCTGCGCTGGCCGCTGATGTGCTTTGTCGCCGTCGCCTTCTGGAACATGCTGGGCGCTGGCGTGCTGGGCTTCATGATCAATCCGCCCGTCGCCCTGTACTACATCCAGGGCCTGAACACGACCCCCGTGCATGCGCATGCTGCGCTGTTCGGCGTGTACGGTTTCCTGGCGCTGGGCTTTACCTTGCTGGTGCTGCGCTATCTGCGTCCCGGCTACCGCTTCAGTCCTGCCTTGATGAAGACGGCGTTCTGGGGCTTGAATGTGGGCCTGGTGCTGATGATCTTTACCAGCTTGCTGCCGATAGGCATCATCCAGTTCCACGCCAGCGTGACGGAAGGCCTGTGGTATGCGCGCAGCGAAGCGTTCATGCAGCAGCCGCTGTTGCAGAACCTGCGCTGGATACGTACCTTCGGCGACGTGGTCTTCATCGGCGGCGCCATCGCCATGGCGCTGCAGGTGGTGCTGGGCTTGATGGACAAGGCGAAGGCACCCGCGCTGCCACAGGCGGTACGGCCAGCCTGA
- the ytfE gene encoding iron-sulfur cluster repair protein YtfE, which translates to MEMIDQSLGQLARRIPGATRLFDAHRLDFCCGGNKTLRAAAEAAGVDTAPIVKELQVLAGRTDASGERDWQEASATELVEHILSRYHAVHREQLPELIRLARKVEQVHGDRADCPHGLAEHLSAMAQELESHMRKEEDVLFPMIVRGQGPRAGAPINVMRMEHDDHGVALRAMEEMTNDITAPAGACTTWRALYTGLRTFREDLMAHIHTENNILFERFAPAVVH; encoded by the coding sequence ATGGAAATGATCGACCAATCCCTGGGCCAGCTGGCCCGCCGCATCCCTGGCGCCACGCGCCTGTTCGATGCCCACCGCCTGGATTTCTGCTGCGGCGGCAACAAGACCCTGCGCGCGGCGGCCGAAGCGGCCGGCGTGGACACGGCGCCCATCGTCAAGGAACTGCAAGTGCTGGCAGGACGGACTGACGCCAGCGGCGAGCGTGACTGGCAGGAAGCTTCGGCCACCGAGCTGGTGGAACACATCCTGTCGCGCTACCACGCCGTGCACCGCGAGCAGCTGCCCGAGCTGATACGCCTGGCGCGCAAGGTCGAGCAGGTGCATGGCGACCGCGCCGACTGTCCGCACGGGCTGGCGGAACACCTGTCGGCCATGGCGCAGGAACTGGAAAGCCATATGCGCAAGGAAGAAGACGTGCTGTTCCCCATGATAGTGCGTGGCCAGGGCCCCCGGGCCGGCGCGCCCATCAACGTGATGCGCATGGAGCATGACGACCATGGCGTGGCCTTGCGCGCGATGGAGGAAATGACGAACGACATCACCGCGCCGGCCGGCGCCTGCACCACCTGGCGCGCGCTGTACACGGGCTTGCGCACCTTCCGCGAAGACCTGATGGCGCACATCCATACTGAAAACAATATCCTGTTCGAGCGCTTTGCGCCGGCCGTGGTGCACTGA